From a single Columba livia isolate bColLiv1 breed racing homer chromosome 15, bColLiv1.pat.W.v2, whole genome shotgun sequence genomic region:
- the SUN1 gene encoding SUN domain-containing protein 1 isoform X14, producing MSRRSLRLAALALTRAEDAQDDSLRDSSYARSTSFSQQSSRTVRQRKSTNKQSGSTRHSPRKNLSSSAVLNQSSFNSHASDTSMVSTVLDESLIRERTEVDHFWGLDEEGDPKGGDAALIQGNGNIATAETQTTMINGYPYSGCGMLSERKEVLTAYSASPGPSSRIYSRDRSQKHASTHSVYYGSTNVREFRKTDSRLGVIEETICDDCKGKKHLEMYTTEHTQSSWAKRVARTVWHTFSYAGRAASGMLRLLRAGWYQLVTLMSLLKVFLLKRCLPKCHKLLLFIPLLLLLGIWFWGFDGFIALLPSLNWTRMDGVQRTDGFVRIPEPLADSFHSVQPPQDTINIFDPGRIRELEKQMSFLSDKYHLHDKEYTKVMVLLQNLQDQVSQMSDKSETLELIKNVMGQHLQDMKSEDKTDFLALHKEHELRILMLEDLLGKLSTESKDIQKELGIAKAKTMRDYDEHSQLLSRVQKLELEFSQMRSELLTGESVRTSCEKKIDVIHQKVDAQVKESVRLMLFGDQHQDFPESLVQWLTSNFVSKTDLQASLRDLELRILKDITLRVSVTNQKPTSEIVTTAMTNAGISGVTEEQVHVIVNNALKLYSQDKTGMVDYALESAGGSIVSTRCSETFETQTALMSLFGIPLWYFSQSPRVVIQPDMYPGNCWAFKGSQGYLVVRLAIKIYPTAFTLEHIPKAVALTGNITSALKDFAVYGLDDEYQEEGKLLGRYVYEEAGEPLQTFPVMENTGNAFQVVELRIFSNWGHVEYTCLYRFRVHGKPAE from the exons ATGTCACGGCGTAGCTTACGGTTAGCTGCTCTAGCCCTGACTAGGGCAGAGGATGCACAAGACGACAGCCTTCGCGACAGCTCTTACGCCAGAAGCACGTCCTTCAGCCAACAGTCCTCTAG GACTGTGAGGCAACGCAAAAGTACAAACAAACAATCTGGCAGTACAAGGCACTCGCCAAGGAAGAATCTATCCAGCTCTGCCGTTCTTAACCAAAGCAGTTTCAATAGCCATGCCAGTGACACGTCAATGGTGTCCACTGTGTTGGACGAGTCTTTGATTCGAGAACGGACAGAAGTTGATCATTTCTGGG GTCTTGATGAGGAAGGCGACCCTAAAG GTGGTGACGCTGCACTGATACAGGGCAATGGCAATATAGccacagcagaaacacagacCACGATGATCAACGGCTACCCCTACAGCGGCTGCGGCATGCTGTCTGAGCGGAAGGAGGTTCTCACCGCGTACTCTGCTTCTCCTGGGCCGTCCTCCAGAATTTACTCCAGGGACAGGAGCCAGAAGCATGCATCTA CTCACTCGGTCTACTATGGAAGCACAAACGTAAGGGAGTTTCGCAAAACAGACAGCCGTCTTGGGGTAATCGAGGAGACAATAT GTGATGACTGTAAGGGGAAGAAACATCTTGAAATGTACACCACAGAGCACACGCAATCCTCATGGGCTAAAAGGGTAGCAAGGACCGTTTGGCACACCTTTTCTTATGCAG GGAGGGCAGCTTCTGGCATGCTAAGGTTGCTTAGAGCTGGGTGGTATCAACTTGTTACTCTGATGTCTTTGCTCAAGGTGTTTCTTCTAAAAAG ATGCCTTCCAAAGTGCCACAAGCTGTTACTGTTTATCCCACTCCTGCTTCTACTAG GTATATGGTTTTGGGGCTTTGATGGCTTCATTGCATTATTACCTTCATTGAACTGGACCAGAATGGATGGAGTACAGAGAACAGATGGCTTTGTTCGTATTCCTGAACCACTGGCTGATTCTTTTCACTCGGTGCAACCTCCTCAG GATACCATCAACATCTTCGATCCTGGTCGTATAAGAGaactggaaaagcaaatgtccttTTTATCTGACAAATACCATCTCCACGATAAAGAATATACCAAAGTGATGGTTCTGCTTCAAAATCTTCAAGATCAGGTTTCTCAGATGAGTGATAAAAGTGAAACCTTAGAGCTAATAAAAAACGTGATGGGACAACATCTTCAAGATATGAAATCAGAGGACAAG ACTGACTTCCTGGCTTTACATAAAGAACACGAGTTGCGCATCCTGATGCTGGAAGATCTGCTTGGAAAACTCTCTACTGAATCCAAG GACATCCAGAAGGAGCTCGGCATAGCCAAAGCAAAAACAATGAG aGATTACGATGAACATAGTCAACTTCTGTCCAGAGTTCAAAAGCTGGAACTGGAGTTTTCTCAGATGAGATCGGAGCTTTTAACTGGCGAAAGTGTGAGGACTAGTTGCGAGAAGAAAATAGACGTCATTCACCAGAAA GTGGATGCCCAGGTCAAAGAATCTGTCAGGCTAATGCTTTTTGGTGATCAACACCAAGACTTTCCTGAATCACTTGTGCAATGGCTTACGTCCAATTTTGTGAGCAAGACTGATCTGCAGGCTTCGCTGCGAGATCTAGAGTTGCGGATCCTCAAGGATATTACTCTCCGTGTGTCTGTTACAAACCAAAAACCGACATCTGAAATAGTAACAACTGCTATGACTAACGCAGGGATTTCTGGAGTCACAGAAGAG CAAGTGCACGTCATTGTAAACAATGCACTGAAACTCTACTCTCAAGACAAGACTGGTATGGTGGATTATGCCTTGGAGTCTGCAG GTGGCAGCATCGTGAGCACTCGCTGTTCTGAAACCTTCGAGACCCAAACGGCATTAATGAGCCTCTTTGGAATTCCTTTGTGGTACTTCTCTCAGTCGCCCAGAGTAGTGATTCAG CCGGACATGTATCCGGGAAACTGCTGGGCTTTCAAAGGATCCCAGGGCTATCTTGTAGTTAGACTTGCAATCAAAATCTACCCGACTGCCTTTACACTGGAACACATACCGAAAGCAGTTGCACTGACAGGAAATATCACCAGTGCTCTTAAGGATTTTGCAGTATAT GGCCTAGATGACGAATatcaagaagaaggaaaacttCTGGGACGGTATGTCTATGAGGAGGCTGGAGAACCGCTGCAGACGTTTCCAGTGATG GAGAACACTGGAAACGCATTCCAGGTGGTGGAACTGAGGattttctccaactggggaCATGTAGAATATACATGCCTTTATCGGTTCAGAGTGCACGGGAAACCTGCCGAATAA
- the SUN1 gene encoding SUN domain-containing protein 1 isoform X8 codes for MDFSRLHTYTPPQCLPENTGYTYALSSSYSSSALDFETENKIDPVFDSPRMSRRSLRLAALALTRAEDAQDDSLRDSSYARSTSFSQQSSRTVRQRKSTNKQSGSTRHSPRKNLSSSAVLNQSSFNSHASDTSMVSTVLDESLIRERTEVDHFWGLDEEGDPKGGDAALIQGNGNIATAETQTTMINGYPYSGCGMLSERKEVLTAYSASPGPSSRIYSRDRSQKHASTHSVYYGSTNVREFRKTDSRLGVIEETICYFMLHVLRTVGETGWLVSQKVLSLLWLAVLAPGRAASGMLRLLRAGWYQLVTLMSLLKVFLLKRCLPKCHKLLLFIPLLLLLGIWFWGFDGFIALLPSLNWTRMDGVQRTDGFVRIPEPLADSFHSVQPPQDTINIFDPGRIRELEKQMSFLSDKYHLHDKEYTKVMVLLQNLQDQVSQMSDKSETLELIKNVMGQHLQDMKSEDKTDFLALHKEHELRILMLEDLLGKLSTESKDIQKELGIAKAKTMRDYDEHSQLLSRVQKLELEFSQMRSELLTGESVRTSCEKKIDVIHQKVDAQVKESVRLMLFGDQHQDFPESLVQWLTSNFVSKTDLQASLRDLELRILKDITLRVSVTNQKPTSEIVTTAMTNAGISGVTEEQVHVIVNNALKLYSQDKTGMVDYALESAGGSIVSTRCSETFETQTALMSLFGIPLWYFSQSPRVVIQPDMYPGNCWAFKGSQGYLVVRLAIKIYPTAFTLEHIPKAVALTGNITSALKDFAVYGLDDEYQEEGKLLGRYVYEEAGEPLQTFPVMENTGNAFQVVELRIFSNWGHVEYTCLYRFRVHGKPAE; via the exons tTCAAGTTATTCTTCATCGGCTTTGGATTTtgagactgaaaacaaaatagatcCAGTATTTGATTCGCCAAGAATGTCACGGCGTAGCTTACGGTTAGCTGCTCTAGCCCTGACTAGGGCAGAGGATGCACAAGACGACAGCCTTCGCGACAGCTCTTACGCCAGAAGCACGTCCTTCAGCCAACAGTCCTCTAG GACTGTGAGGCAACGCAAAAGTACAAACAAACAATCTGGCAGTACAAGGCACTCGCCAAGGAAGAATCTATCCAGCTCTGCCGTTCTTAACCAAAGCAGTTTCAATAGCCATGCCAGTGACACGTCAATGGTGTCCACTGTGTTGGACGAGTCTTTGATTCGAGAACGGACAGAAGTTGATCATTTCTGGG GTCTTGATGAGGAAGGCGACCCTAAAG GTGGTGACGCTGCACTGATACAGGGCAATGGCAATATAGccacagcagaaacacagacCACGATGATCAACGGCTACCCCTACAGCGGCTGCGGCATGCTGTCTGAGCGGAAGGAGGTTCTCACCGCGTACTCTGCTTCTCCTGGGCCGTCCTCCAGAATTTACTCCAGGGACAGGAGCCAGAAGCATGCATCTA CTCACTCGGTCTACTATGGAAGCACAAACGTAAGGGAGTTTCGCAAAACAGACAGCCGTCTTGGGGTAATCGAGGAGACAATAT GTTACTTTATGCTTCACGTGTTGAGAACGGTGGGAGAAACAGGATGGCTTGTGTCCCAGAAGGTGTTGTCTCTACTTTGGCTGGCCGTTCTTGCTCCAG GGAGGGCAGCTTCTGGCATGCTAAGGTTGCTTAGAGCTGGGTGGTATCAACTTGTTACTCTGATGTCTTTGCTCAAGGTGTTTCTTCTAAAAAG ATGCCTTCCAAAGTGCCACAAGCTGTTACTGTTTATCCCACTCCTGCTTCTACTAG GTATATGGTTTTGGGGCTTTGATGGCTTCATTGCATTATTACCTTCATTGAACTGGACCAGAATGGATGGAGTACAGAGAACAGATGGCTTTGTTCGTATTCCTGAACCACTGGCTGATTCTTTTCACTCGGTGCAACCTCCTCAG GATACCATCAACATCTTCGATCCTGGTCGTATAAGAGaactggaaaagcaaatgtccttTTTATCTGACAAATACCATCTCCACGATAAAGAATATACCAAAGTGATGGTTCTGCTTCAAAATCTTCAAGATCAGGTTTCTCAGATGAGTGATAAAAGTGAAACCTTAGAGCTAATAAAAAACGTGATGGGACAACATCTTCAAGATATGAAATCAGAGGACAAG ACTGACTTCCTGGCTTTACATAAAGAACACGAGTTGCGCATCCTGATGCTGGAAGATCTGCTTGGAAAACTCTCTACTGAATCCAAG GACATCCAGAAGGAGCTCGGCATAGCCAAAGCAAAAACAATGAG aGATTACGATGAACATAGTCAACTTCTGTCCAGAGTTCAAAAGCTGGAACTGGAGTTTTCTCAGATGAGATCGGAGCTTTTAACTGGCGAAAGTGTGAGGACTAGTTGCGAGAAGAAAATAGACGTCATTCACCAGAAA GTGGATGCCCAGGTCAAAGAATCTGTCAGGCTAATGCTTTTTGGTGATCAACACCAAGACTTTCCTGAATCACTTGTGCAATGGCTTACGTCCAATTTTGTGAGCAAGACTGATCTGCAGGCTTCGCTGCGAGATCTAGAGTTGCGGATCCTCAAGGATATTACTCTCCGTGTGTCTGTTACAAACCAAAAACCGACATCTGAAATAGTAACAACTGCTATGACTAACGCAGGGATTTCTGGAGTCACAGAAGAG CAAGTGCACGTCATTGTAAACAATGCACTGAAACTCTACTCTCAAGACAAGACTGGTATGGTGGATTATGCCTTGGAGTCTGCAG GTGGCAGCATCGTGAGCACTCGCTGTTCTGAAACCTTCGAGACCCAAACGGCATTAATGAGCCTCTTTGGAATTCCTTTGTGGTACTTCTCTCAGTCGCCCAGAGTAGTGATTCAG CCGGACATGTATCCGGGAAACTGCTGGGCTTTCAAAGGATCCCAGGGCTATCTTGTAGTTAGACTTGCAATCAAAATCTACCCGACTGCCTTTACACTGGAACACATACCGAAAGCAGTTGCACTGACAGGAAATATCACCAGTGCTCTTAAGGATTTTGCAGTATAT GGCCTAGATGACGAATatcaagaagaaggaaaacttCTGGGACGGTATGTCTATGAGGAGGCTGGAGAACCGCTGCAGACGTTTCCAGTGATG GAGAACACTGGAAACGCATTCCAGGTGGTGGAACTGAGGattttctccaactggggaCATGTAGAATATACATGCCTTTATCGGTTCAGAGTGCACGGGAAACCTGCCGAATAA
- the SUN1 gene encoding SUN domain-containing protein 1 isoform X10 has translation MSRRSLRLAALALTRAEDAQDDSLRDSSYARSTSFSQQSSRTVRQRKSTNKQSGSTRHSPRKNLSSSAVLNQSSFNSHASDTSMVSTVLDESLIRERTEVDHFWGLDEEGDPKGGDAALIQGNGNIATAETQTTMINGYPYSGCGMLSERKEVLTAYSASPGPSSRIYSRDRSQKHASTHSVYYGSTNVREFRKTDSRLGVIEETICDDCKGKKHLEMYTTEHTQSSWAKRVARTVWHTFSYAGYFMLHVLRTVGETGWLVSQKVLSLLWLAVLAPGRAASGMLRLLRAGWYQLVTLMSLLKVFLLKRCLPKCHKLLLFIPLLLLLGIWFWGFDGFIALLPSLNWTRMDGVQRTDGFVRIPEPLADSFHSVQPPQDTINIFDPGRIRELEKQMSFLSDKYHLHDKEYTKVMVLLQNLQDQVSQMSDKSETLELIKNVMGQHLQDMKSEDKTDFLALHKEHELRILMLEDLLGKLSTESKDIQKELGIAKAKTMRDYDEHSQLLSRVQKLELEFSQMRSELLTGESVRTSCEKKIDVIHQKVDAQVKESVRLMLFGDQHQDFPESLVQWLTSNFVSKTDLQASLRDLELRILKDITLRVSVTNQKPTSEIVTTAMTNAGISGVTEEQVHVIVNNALKLYSQDKTGMVDYALESAGGSIVSTRCSETFETQTALMSLFGIPLWYFSQSPRVVIQPDMYPGNCWAFKGSQGYLVVRLAIKIYPTAFTLEHIPKAVALTGNITSALKDFAVYGLDDEYQEEGKLLGRYVYEEAGEPLQTFPVMENTGNAFQVVELRIFSNWGHVEYTCLYRFRVHGKPAE, from the exons ATGTCACGGCGTAGCTTACGGTTAGCTGCTCTAGCCCTGACTAGGGCAGAGGATGCACAAGACGACAGCCTTCGCGACAGCTCTTACGCCAGAAGCACGTCCTTCAGCCAACAGTCCTCTAG GACTGTGAGGCAACGCAAAAGTACAAACAAACAATCTGGCAGTACAAGGCACTCGCCAAGGAAGAATCTATCCAGCTCTGCCGTTCTTAACCAAAGCAGTTTCAATAGCCATGCCAGTGACACGTCAATGGTGTCCACTGTGTTGGACGAGTCTTTGATTCGAGAACGGACAGAAGTTGATCATTTCTGGG GTCTTGATGAGGAAGGCGACCCTAAAG GTGGTGACGCTGCACTGATACAGGGCAATGGCAATATAGccacagcagaaacacagacCACGATGATCAACGGCTACCCCTACAGCGGCTGCGGCATGCTGTCTGAGCGGAAGGAGGTTCTCACCGCGTACTCTGCTTCTCCTGGGCCGTCCTCCAGAATTTACTCCAGGGACAGGAGCCAGAAGCATGCATCTA CTCACTCGGTCTACTATGGAAGCACAAACGTAAGGGAGTTTCGCAAAACAGACAGCCGTCTTGGGGTAATCGAGGAGACAATAT GTGATGACTGTAAGGGGAAGAAACATCTTGAAATGTACACCACAGAGCACACGCAATCCTCATGGGCTAAAAGGGTAGCAAGGACCGTTTGGCACACCTTTTCTTATGCAG GTTACTTTATGCTTCACGTGTTGAGAACGGTGGGAGAAACAGGATGGCTTGTGTCCCAGAAGGTGTTGTCTCTACTTTGGCTGGCCGTTCTTGCTCCAG GGAGGGCAGCTTCTGGCATGCTAAGGTTGCTTAGAGCTGGGTGGTATCAACTTGTTACTCTGATGTCTTTGCTCAAGGTGTTTCTTCTAAAAAG ATGCCTTCCAAAGTGCCACAAGCTGTTACTGTTTATCCCACTCCTGCTTCTACTAG GTATATGGTTTTGGGGCTTTGATGGCTTCATTGCATTATTACCTTCATTGAACTGGACCAGAATGGATGGAGTACAGAGAACAGATGGCTTTGTTCGTATTCCTGAACCACTGGCTGATTCTTTTCACTCGGTGCAACCTCCTCAG GATACCATCAACATCTTCGATCCTGGTCGTATAAGAGaactggaaaagcaaatgtccttTTTATCTGACAAATACCATCTCCACGATAAAGAATATACCAAAGTGATGGTTCTGCTTCAAAATCTTCAAGATCAGGTTTCTCAGATGAGTGATAAAAGTGAAACCTTAGAGCTAATAAAAAACGTGATGGGACAACATCTTCAAGATATGAAATCAGAGGACAAG ACTGACTTCCTGGCTTTACATAAAGAACACGAGTTGCGCATCCTGATGCTGGAAGATCTGCTTGGAAAACTCTCTACTGAATCCAAG GACATCCAGAAGGAGCTCGGCATAGCCAAAGCAAAAACAATGAG aGATTACGATGAACATAGTCAACTTCTGTCCAGAGTTCAAAAGCTGGAACTGGAGTTTTCTCAGATGAGATCGGAGCTTTTAACTGGCGAAAGTGTGAGGACTAGTTGCGAGAAGAAAATAGACGTCATTCACCAGAAA GTGGATGCCCAGGTCAAAGAATCTGTCAGGCTAATGCTTTTTGGTGATCAACACCAAGACTTTCCTGAATCACTTGTGCAATGGCTTACGTCCAATTTTGTGAGCAAGACTGATCTGCAGGCTTCGCTGCGAGATCTAGAGTTGCGGATCCTCAAGGATATTACTCTCCGTGTGTCTGTTACAAACCAAAAACCGACATCTGAAATAGTAACAACTGCTATGACTAACGCAGGGATTTCTGGAGTCACAGAAGAG CAAGTGCACGTCATTGTAAACAATGCACTGAAACTCTACTCTCAAGACAAGACTGGTATGGTGGATTATGCCTTGGAGTCTGCAG GTGGCAGCATCGTGAGCACTCGCTGTTCTGAAACCTTCGAGACCCAAACGGCATTAATGAGCCTCTTTGGAATTCCTTTGTGGTACTTCTCTCAGTCGCCCAGAGTAGTGATTCAG CCGGACATGTATCCGGGAAACTGCTGGGCTTTCAAAGGATCCCAGGGCTATCTTGTAGTTAGACTTGCAATCAAAATCTACCCGACTGCCTTTACACTGGAACACATACCGAAAGCAGTTGCACTGACAGGAAATATCACCAGTGCTCTTAAGGATTTTGCAGTATAT GGCCTAGATGACGAATatcaagaagaaggaaaacttCTGGGACGGTATGTCTATGAGGAGGCTGGAGAACCGCTGCAGACGTTTCCAGTGATG GAGAACACTGGAAACGCATTCCAGGTGGTGGAACTGAGGattttctccaactggggaCATGTAGAATATACATGCCTTTATCGGTTCAGAGTGCACGGGAAACCTGCCGAATAA
- the SUN1 gene encoding SUN domain-containing protein 1 isoform X17 produces the protein MSRRSLRLAALALTRAEDAQDDSLRDSSYARSTSFSQQSSRTVRQRKSTNKQSGSTRHSPRKNLSSSAVLNQSSFNSHASDTSMVSTVLDESLIRERTEVDHFWGLDEEGDPKGGDAALIQGNGNIATAETQTTMINGYPYSGCGMLSERKEVLTAYSASPGPSSRIYSRDRSQKHASRRAASGMLRLLRAGWYQLVTLMSLLKVFLLKRCLPKCHKLLLFIPLLLLLGIWFWGFDGFIALLPSLNWTRMDGVQRTDGFVRIPEPLADSFHSVQPPQDTINIFDPGRIRELEKQMSFLSDKYHLHDKEYTKVMVLLQNLQDQVSQMSDKSETLELIKNVMGQHLQDMKSEDKTDFLALHKEHELRILMLEDLLGKLSTESKDIQKELGIAKAKTMRDYDEHSQLLSRVQKLELEFSQMRSELLTGESVRTSCEKKIDVIHQKVDAQVKESVRLMLFGDQHQDFPESLVQWLTSNFVSKTDLQASLRDLELRILKDITLRVSVTNQKPTSEIVTTAMTNAGISGVTEEQVHVIVNNALKLYSQDKTGMVDYALESAGGSIVSTRCSETFETQTALMSLFGIPLWYFSQSPRVVIQPDMYPGNCWAFKGSQGYLVVRLAIKIYPTAFTLEHIPKAVALTGNITSALKDFAVYGLDDEYQEEGKLLGRYVYEEAGEPLQTFPVMENTGNAFQVVELRIFSNWGHVEYTCLYRFRVHGKPAE, from the exons ATGTCACGGCGTAGCTTACGGTTAGCTGCTCTAGCCCTGACTAGGGCAGAGGATGCACAAGACGACAGCCTTCGCGACAGCTCTTACGCCAGAAGCACGTCCTTCAGCCAACAGTCCTCTAG GACTGTGAGGCAACGCAAAAGTACAAACAAACAATCTGGCAGTACAAGGCACTCGCCAAGGAAGAATCTATCCAGCTCTGCCGTTCTTAACCAAAGCAGTTTCAATAGCCATGCCAGTGACACGTCAATGGTGTCCACTGTGTTGGACGAGTCTTTGATTCGAGAACGGACAGAAGTTGATCATTTCTGGG GTCTTGATGAGGAAGGCGACCCTAAAG GTGGTGACGCTGCACTGATACAGGGCAATGGCAATATAGccacagcagaaacacagacCACGATGATCAACGGCTACCCCTACAGCGGCTGCGGCATGCTGTCTGAGCGGAAGGAGGTTCTCACCGCGTACTCTGCTTCTCCTGGGCCGTCCTCCAGAATTTACTCCAGGGACAGGAGCCAGAAGCATGCATCTA GGAGGGCAGCTTCTGGCATGCTAAGGTTGCTTAGAGCTGGGTGGTATCAACTTGTTACTCTGATGTCTTTGCTCAAGGTGTTTCTTCTAAAAAG ATGCCTTCCAAAGTGCCACAAGCTGTTACTGTTTATCCCACTCCTGCTTCTACTAG GTATATGGTTTTGGGGCTTTGATGGCTTCATTGCATTATTACCTTCATTGAACTGGACCAGAATGGATGGAGTACAGAGAACAGATGGCTTTGTTCGTATTCCTGAACCACTGGCTGATTCTTTTCACTCGGTGCAACCTCCTCAG GATACCATCAACATCTTCGATCCTGGTCGTATAAGAGaactggaaaagcaaatgtccttTTTATCTGACAAATACCATCTCCACGATAAAGAATATACCAAAGTGATGGTTCTGCTTCAAAATCTTCAAGATCAGGTTTCTCAGATGAGTGATAAAAGTGAAACCTTAGAGCTAATAAAAAACGTGATGGGACAACATCTTCAAGATATGAAATCAGAGGACAAG ACTGACTTCCTGGCTTTACATAAAGAACACGAGTTGCGCATCCTGATGCTGGAAGATCTGCTTGGAAAACTCTCTACTGAATCCAAG GACATCCAGAAGGAGCTCGGCATAGCCAAAGCAAAAACAATGAG aGATTACGATGAACATAGTCAACTTCTGTCCAGAGTTCAAAAGCTGGAACTGGAGTTTTCTCAGATGAGATCGGAGCTTTTAACTGGCGAAAGTGTGAGGACTAGTTGCGAGAAGAAAATAGACGTCATTCACCAGAAA GTGGATGCCCAGGTCAAAGAATCTGTCAGGCTAATGCTTTTTGGTGATCAACACCAAGACTTTCCTGAATCACTTGTGCAATGGCTTACGTCCAATTTTGTGAGCAAGACTGATCTGCAGGCTTCGCTGCGAGATCTAGAGTTGCGGATCCTCAAGGATATTACTCTCCGTGTGTCTGTTACAAACCAAAAACCGACATCTGAAATAGTAACAACTGCTATGACTAACGCAGGGATTTCTGGAGTCACAGAAGAG CAAGTGCACGTCATTGTAAACAATGCACTGAAACTCTACTCTCAAGACAAGACTGGTATGGTGGATTATGCCTTGGAGTCTGCAG GTGGCAGCATCGTGAGCACTCGCTGTTCTGAAACCTTCGAGACCCAAACGGCATTAATGAGCCTCTTTGGAATTCCTTTGTGGTACTTCTCTCAGTCGCCCAGAGTAGTGATTCAG CCGGACATGTATCCGGGAAACTGCTGGGCTTTCAAAGGATCCCAGGGCTATCTTGTAGTTAGACTTGCAATCAAAATCTACCCGACTGCCTTTACACTGGAACACATACCGAAAGCAGTTGCACTGACAGGAAATATCACCAGTGCTCTTAAGGATTTTGCAGTATAT GGCCTAGATGACGAATatcaagaagaaggaaaacttCTGGGACGGTATGTCTATGAGGAGGCTGGAGAACCGCTGCAGACGTTTCCAGTGATG GAGAACACTGGAAACGCATTCCAGGTGGTGGAACTGAGGattttctccaactggggaCATGTAGAATATACATGCCTTTATCGGTTCAGAGTGCACGGGAAACCTGCCGAATAA